One genomic window of Eptesicus fuscus isolate TK198812 chromosome 6, DD_ASM_mEF_20220401, whole genome shotgun sequence includes the following:
- the PLRG1 gene encoding pleiotropic regulator 1 isoform X2 has translation MFVADNGKPVPLDEESHKRKMAVKLRNEYGPVLHMPTSKENFKEKGPQNASDSYGHKQYPANQGQEVEYLVTGTHPYPPGPGVALTADTKIQRMPSESAAQSLAVALPSSQARVDANRAAPAVGSDRSQPAGMTLAVMEGGNAKNSALMAKKAPTMPKPQWHPPWKLYRVISGHLGWVRCIAVEPGNQWFVTGSADRTIKIWDLASGKLKLSLTGHISTVRGVIVSARSPYLFSCGEDKQVKCWDLEYNKVIRHYHGHLSAVYGLDLHPTIDVLVTCSRDSTARIWDVRTKASVHTLSGHTNAVATVRCQAAEPQIITGSHDTTIRLWDLVAGKTRVTLTNHKKSVRAVVLHPRHYTFASGSPDNIKQWKFPDGSFIQNLSGHNAIINTLTVNSDGVLVSGADNGTMHLWDWRTGYNFQRVHAAVQPGSLDSESGIFACAFDQSESRLLTAEADKTIKVYREDDTATEETHPVSWKPEIIKRKRF, from the exons tcacaAACGAAAAATGGCAGTCAAGCTACGGAATGAGTATGGTCCTGTGTTGCACATGCCTACTtcgaaagaaaattttaaagagaagGGTCCTCAGAATGCATCAGATTCATATGGTCATAAACAATATCCTGCAAATCAAG gacAAGAAGTTGAATATTTGGTGACAGGTACACATCCCTATCCACCAGGACCTG gggTTGCTTTAACAGCAGATACTAAGATCCAAAGAATGCCAAGTGAATCAGCTGCACAGTCCTTAGCTGTAGCATTACCTTCTTCTCAAGCCAG GGTTGATGCCAATCGTGCTGCACCTGCTGTAGGCTCTGACCGTTCGCAGCCTGCAGGGATGACTTTG GCTGTTATGGAGGGTGGCAATGCCAAGAACTCTGCACTCATGGCAAAGAAGGCCCCGACAATGCCAAAACCCCAGTGGCACCCACCATGGAAACTCTACAGG GTGATCAGTGGGCATCTTGGCTGGGTTCGATGTATTGCTGTAGAACCTGGAAATCAGTGGTTTGTTACTGGATCTGCTGACAGAACTATAAAG ATCTGGGACTTGGCTAGTGGCAAATTAAAACTGTCATTAACTGGGCACATTAGTACAGTTCGTGGTGTGATAGTAAGCGCGAGGAGCCCATACCTGTTTTCCTGTGGAGAAGACAAACAGGTCAAATGCTGGGATCTTGAATATAATAAG GTTATAAGGCACTATCATGGACATCTGAGTGCAGTGTATGGTTTGGATTTGCACCCAACAATTGATGTGCTGGTAACCTGTAGTCGTGATTCAACTGCACGG atttggGATGTGAGAACTAAAGCCAGTGTACATACATTATCTGGACATACAAATGCAGTTGCTACAGTGAGGTGTCAAGCTGCAGAACCACAAATTATTACTG GAAGCCATGATACTACAATACGATTATGGGATTTGGTGGCTGGAAAAACTAGAGTCACATTAACAAATCACAAAAAATCAGTGAGAGCTGTGGTGTTACATCCAAGACA TTACACATTTGCATCTGGTTCTCCAGATAACATAAAACAATGGAAATTCCCTGATGGAAGTTTCATTCAAAATCTTTCTGGTCATAATGCTATTATTAACACATTGACAGTAAATTCTGATGGAGTACTCGTATCTGGAG CTGACAATGGAACCATGCATCTTTGGGATTGGAGAACTGGCTACAATTTCCAGAGAGTTCATGCAGCTGTGCAGCCTGGGTCTTTGGACAGTGAATCAGGAATATTTGCTTGTGCTTTTGATCAGTCTGAAAGTCGGTTACTAACGGCTGAAGCTGATAAAACTATTAAAGTGTACAGAGAAGATGATACAGCA acAGAAGAAACTCATCCAGTCAGCTGGAAACCAGAAATTATCAAGAGAAAGAGATTTTAA
- the PLRG1 gene encoding pleiotropic regulator 1 isoform X1 produces the protein MVEEVQKHSVHTLVFRSLKRTHDMFVADNGKPVPLDEESHKRKMAVKLRNEYGPVLHMPTSKENFKEKGPQNASDSYGHKQYPANQGQEVEYLVTGTHPYPPGPGVALTADTKIQRMPSESAAQSLAVALPSSQARVDANRAAPAVGSDRSQPAGMTLAVMEGGNAKNSALMAKKAPTMPKPQWHPPWKLYRVISGHLGWVRCIAVEPGNQWFVTGSADRTIKIWDLASGKLKLSLTGHISTVRGVIVSARSPYLFSCGEDKQVKCWDLEYNKVIRHYHGHLSAVYGLDLHPTIDVLVTCSRDSTARIWDVRTKASVHTLSGHTNAVATVRCQAAEPQIITGSHDTTIRLWDLVAGKTRVTLTNHKKSVRAVVLHPRHYTFASGSPDNIKQWKFPDGSFIQNLSGHNAIINTLTVNSDGVLVSGADNGTMHLWDWRTGYNFQRVHAAVQPGSLDSESGIFACAFDQSESRLLTAEADKTIKVYREDDTATEETHPVSWKPEIIKRKRF, from the exons tcacaAACGAAAAATGGCAGTCAAGCTACGGAATGAGTATGGTCCTGTGTTGCACATGCCTACTtcgaaagaaaattttaaagagaagGGTCCTCAGAATGCATCAGATTCATATGGTCATAAACAATATCCTGCAAATCAAG gacAAGAAGTTGAATATTTGGTGACAGGTACACATCCCTATCCACCAGGACCTG gggTTGCTTTAACAGCAGATACTAAGATCCAAAGAATGCCAAGTGAATCAGCTGCACAGTCCTTAGCTGTAGCATTACCTTCTTCTCAAGCCAG GGTTGATGCCAATCGTGCTGCACCTGCTGTAGGCTCTGACCGTTCGCAGCCTGCAGGGATGACTTTG GCTGTTATGGAGGGTGGCAATGCCAAGAACTCTGCACTCATGGCAAAGAAGGCCCCGACAATGCCAAAACCCCAGTGGCACCCACCATGGAAACTCTACAGG GTGATCAGTGGGCATCTTGGCTGGGTTCGATGTATTGCTGTAGAACCTGGAAATCAGTGGTTTGTTACTGGATCTGCTGACAGAACTATAAAG ATCTGGGACTTGGCTAGTGGCAAATTAAAACTGTCATTAACTGGGCACATTAGTACAGTTCGTGGTGTGATAGTAAGCGCGAGGAGCCCATACCTGTTTTCCTGTGGAGAAGACAAACAGGTCAAATGCTGGGATCTTGAATATAATAAG GTTATAAGGCACTATCATGGACATCTGAGTGCAGTGTATGGTTTGGATTTGCACCCAACAATTGATGTGCTGGTAACCTGTAGTCGTGATTCAACTGCACGG atttggGATGTGAGAACTAAAGCCAGTGTACATACATTATCTGGACATACAAATGCAGTTGCTACAGTGAGGTGTCAAGCTGCAGAACCACAAATTATTACTG GAAGCCATGATACTACAATACGATTATGGGATTTGGTGGCTGGAAAAACTAGAGTCACATTAACAAATCACAAAAAATCAGTGAGAGCTGTGGTGTTACATCCAAGACA TTACACATTTGCATCTGGTTCTCCAGATAACATAAAACAATGGAAATTCCCTGATGGAAGTTTCATTCAAAATCTTTCTGGTCATAATGCTATTATTAACACATTGACAGTAAATTCTGATGGAGTACTCGTATCTGGAG CTGACAATGGAACCATGCATCTTTGGGATTGGAGAACTGGCTACAATTTCCAGAGAGTTCATGCAGCTGTGCAGCCTGGGTCTTTGGACAGTGAATCAGGAATATTTGCTTGTGCTTTTGATCAGTCTGAAAGTCGGTTACTAACGGCTGAAGCTGATAAAACTATTAAAGTGTACAGAGAAGATGATACAGCA acAGAAGAAACTCATCCAGTCAGCTGGAAACCAGAAATTATCAAGAGAAAGAGATTTTAA
- the PLRG1 gene encoding pleiotropic regulator 1 isoform X3: MVEEVQKHSVHTLVFRSLKRTHDMFVADNGKPVPLDEESHKRKMAVKLRNEYGPVLHMPTSKENFKEKGPQNASDSYGHKQYPANQGQEVEYLVTGTHPYPPGPGVALTADTKIQRMPSESAAQSLAVALPSSQARVDANRAAPAVGSDRSQPAGMTLAVMEGGNAKNSALMAKKAPTMPKPQWHPPWKLYRVISGHLGWVRCIAVEPGNQWFVTGSADRTIKIWDLASGKLKLSLTGHISTVRGVIVSARSPYLFSCGEDKQVKCWDLEYNKVIRHYHGHLSAVYGLDLHPTIDVLVTCSRDSTARIWDVRTKASVHTLSGHTNAVATVRCQAAEPQIITADNGTMHLWDWRTGYNFQRVHAAVQPGSLDSESGIFACAFDQSESRLLTAEADKTIKVYREDDTATEETHPVSWKPEIIKRKRF; this comes from the exons tcacaAACGAAAAATGGCAGTCAAGCTACGGAATGAGTATGGTCCTGTGTTGCACATGCCTACTtcgaaagaaaattttaaagagaagGGTCCTCAGAATGCATCAGATTCATATGGTCATAAACAATATCCTGCAAATCAAG gacAAGAAGTTGAATATTTGGTGACAGGTACACATCCCTATCCACCAGGACCTG gggTTGCTTTAACAGCAGATACTAAGATCCAAAGAATGCCAAGTGAATCAGCTGCACAGTCCTTAGCTGTAGCATTACCTTCTTCTCAAGCCAG GGTTGATGCCAATCGTGCTGCACCTGCTGTAGGCTCTGACCGTTCGCAGCCTGCAGGGATGACTTTG GCTGTTATGGAGGGTGGCAATGCCAAGAACTCTGCACTCATGGCAAAGAAGGCCCCGACAATGCCAAAACCCCAGTGGCACCCACCATGGAAACTCTACAGG GTGATCAGTGGGCATCTTGGCTGGGTTCGATGTATTGCTGTAGAACCTGGAAATCAGTGGTTTGTTACTGGATCTGCTGACAGAACTATAAAG ATCTGGGACTTGGCTAGTGGCAAATTAAAACTGTCATTAACTGGGCACATTAGTACAGTTCGTGGTGTGATAGTAAGCGCGAGGAGCCCATACCTGTTTTCCTGTGGAGAAGACAAACAGGTCAAATGCTGGGATCTTGAATATAATAAG GTTATAAGGCACTATCATGGACATCTGAGTGCAGTGTATGGTTTGGATTTGCACCCAACAATTGATGTGCTGGTAACCTGTAGTCGTGATTCAACTGCACGG atttggGATGTGAGAACTAAAGCCAGTGTACATACATTATCTGGACATACAAATGCAGTTGCTACAGTGAGGTGTCAAGCTGCAGAACCACAAATTATTACTG CTGACAATGGAACCATGCATCTTTGGGATTGGAGAACTGGCTACAATTTCCAGAGAGTTCATGCAGCTGTGCAGCCTGGGTCTTTGGACAGTGAATCAGGAATATTTGCTTGTGCTTTTGATCAGTCTGAAAGTCGGTTACTAACGGCTGAAGCTGATAAAACTATTAAAGTGTACAGAGAAGATGATACAGCA acAGAAGAAACTCATCCAGTCAGCTGGAAACCAGAAATTATCAAGAGAAAGAGATTTTAA